One window of Myxococcales bacterium genomic DNA carries:
- a CDS encoding DUF2750 domain-containing protein, with product MTASASQASMFYEQVVREGHVFTFLSDDAFLVFPMPDGETVPFWSSLSRLKTIQRAHPKFRAYAFDDIALDTFLDKVIPQLADEGLRVGVNWSGKRLTGYDIAPAELRENLSYWQSKK from the coding sequence GTGACGGCGTCCGCCTCCCAAGCTTCGATGTTCTATGAGCAGGTCGTCCGGGAAGGCCACGTGTTCACGTTCCTCTCCGATGATGCTTTCCTCGTTTTCCCGATGCCCGACGGCGAAACCGTTCCGTTCTGGTCCAGCCTCTCCCGCCTGAAGACCATCCAGCGCGCGCATCCAAAGTTCCGCGCTTACGCGTTCGACGACATCGCGTTGGATACCTTCCTCGACAAGGTCATTCCGCAACTGGCTGACGAAGGACTGCGAGTTGGCGTCAACTGGTCCGGCAAACGTCTGACGGGGTACGACATCGCGCCAGCCGAACTCCGGGAAAATCTCTCGTACTGGCAGTCCAAGAAGTGA
- a CDS encoding IS110 family transposase translates to MGKVTRYVGMDVHAETISVAIVEGRGVARSLGTIANRLEAIRRLIGKLGDASSLRVCYEAGPTGYVLYWQLTKLGVACEVVAPSLIPTKPGDRVKTDRRDAEKLARSYRSGDLTAVWVPNAEHEALRDLVRAREAAKKDELRAKHRLSKYLLRNGQRQAEGCRGPWTVTWWQWVRGLTLPYAAQNVTLLDYILAVDHEAQRLVRLESAINEAVLTAPTEMKAVIDALQALRGVAKITAITLATELGTFARFTCAPQVMSYTGLVPSEHSSGARDRRGAITKAGNAHLRRVLVEAAWHYRHRPKLNVRQKQLQGSLTPQVAAIAWKAQERLHRRFSRLTSRSKPAGKIVTAIARELVGFIWAIGVEAEKRKERCA, encoded by the coding sequence ATGGGCAAGGTTACACGATACGTCGGCATGGACGTCCACGCGGAAACGATTTCAGTAGCGATCGTCGAGGGTCGCGGTGTCGCGAGGTCTTTGGGGACCATCGCGAATCGGCTCGAGGCAATCCGCCGCCTCATCGGCAAGCTCGGCGACGCGAGCAGTCTCCGCGTTTGCTACGAGGCGGGCCCGACCGGGTACGTCTTGTACTGGCAGCTCACGAAGTTGGGCGTGGCATGCGAGGTCGTGGCGCCATCGTTGATCCCGACCAAGCCGGGCGACCGAGTCAAAACGGATCGACGCGACGCCGAGAAGCTCGCGCGTTCGTACCGCAGCGGAGATCTCACAGCAGTCTGGGTCCCCAATGCTGAGCACGAGGCGCTGCGGGACTTGGTTCGCGCTCGTGAGGCGGCGAAGAAGGACGAGCTGCGAGCGAAGCATCGGCTGAGCAAGTACCTGCTGCGGAACGGCCAGCGACAGGCAGAGGGCTGCCGCGGCCCGTGGACGGTGACTTGGTGGCAATGGGTTCGAGGGTTGACGCTGCCGTACGCTGCGCAAAACGTGACTCTGCTCGACTACATTCTAGCCGTCGACCACGAGGCCCAACGGCTCGTGCGTTTGGAAAGCGCAATCAACGAAGCTGTGCTGACTGCGCCGACGGAAATGAAGGCAGTCATCGACGCGCTCCAAGCGCTGCGCGGCGTTGCGAAGATCACCGCCATCACGCTTGCCACCGAGCTAGGGACGTTCGCCAGGTTCACGTGTGCCCCCCAGGTGATGAGCTACACCGGCCTGGTGCCCTCGGAGCACTCGAGTGGCGCTCGAGACCGTCGCGGTGCCATCACCAAGGCCGGCAACGCACATCTTCGCCGGGTCTTGGTCGAAGCGGCATGGCACTACAGGCATCGGCCCAAGCTGAACGTGCGCCAGAAGCAGCTTCAGGGGTCCCTCACGCCACAAGTCGCTGCCATCGCCTGGAAGGCTCAAGAGCGACTGCACCGACGATTTTCGCGACTGACCAGCAGGAGCAAGCCCGCCGGCAAGATCGTCACCGCGATTGCTCGCGAGCTCGTCGGATTCATCTGGGCCATCGGCGTCGAGGCCGAAAAGAGAAAGGAGCGCTGCGCCTAG
- a CDS encoding addiction module protein, with the protein MSRIDLILAEALELPDDERAQLALRLAESLTPTPAPSAHDAWVGEIARRVERLRDGTAKTVSARDALSMARAAVAARRA; encoded by the coding sequence ATGTCTCGCATCGACCTCATTCTCGCGGAAGCGCTCGAGCTTCCCGACGACGAGCGCGCTCAGCTTGCCCTGCGGCTGGCCGAGAGCCTGACCCCGACACCAGCGCCGTCTGCTCACGACGCTTGGGTTGGAGAAATTGCGCGGCGGGTCGAGCGCCTTCGTGACGGCACCGCGAAGACCGTCTCCGCACGGGACGCGCTCTCGATGGCTCGAGCCGCAGTGGCTGCTCGCCGTGCCTGA